The region CGCATGTCCACCTTCCTGAACGTGCCCGTGGTCGTGGACAACAAGGCCGGCGCCAACGCGCTCATCGGCATGGAGTACGTCGCGCACCAGCCCGGCGACGGCTACACCCTCGTGATGTTCTCGCAGGGCGGCTCCGTGCTGAACACCGCGGGCCGCGCGACCATGCCCTACGACCTCCTGAAGGACTTCCGCGCGGTGGGCAACATGGCGATCCTTCCGCAGATCTGCGCCGGCAGCAACAACATCCCGGTGAAGAACCTCGCGGAATTCACGGCGTACGCGAAGGCGAACCCGGGCAAGCTGAGCTACGGCTCCTCCGGCCCCGGCGGCACGCCGCACCTCACGGGCGAGTGGATGAAGCTCATCTCGGGCATCGAGATGACGCACGTGCCGTACAAGGGAACGGGGCCGGCCACCATCGACCTGATCGCGGGGCACATCCACATGCTCTACACGGAGGTGCCGGTGCTGATCGAGCACATCCGCGAGGGCAAGATCAAGGCATTGGCCGTGAGCACGAAGAACCGGCTCGCGCTGCTGCCGAACGTGCCCACCGTCGCGGAGTCGGGCTATCCGCAGATCACCGGCTCGAACTGGTTCGGGCTCGAGGTGCCGTCGTCCACGCCGACGGCCATCGTCAACATCCTCAACGACGCGCTGAACAAGACGCTGGAGCATCCGGACACCAAGGCGGCCATGCTCGCGCAGGGCGCCGAGCCGGACCCGGGCC is a window of Caenimonas aquaedulcis DNA encoding:
- a CDS encoding Bug family tripartite tricarboxylate transporter substrate binding protein, with protein sequence MNTRRRFVGSMSALAALAAGAPLRARAQAAASAQGFPNKPIKIVCPYAAGGPSDMVTRIVAQRMSTFLNVPVVVDNKAGANALIGMEYVAHQPGDGYTLVMFSQGGSVLNTAGRATMPYDLLKDFRAVGNMAILPQICAGSNNIPVKNLAEFTAYAKANPGKLSYGSSGPGGTPHLTGEWMKLISGIEMTHVPYKGTGPATIDLIAGHIHMLYTEVPVLIEHIREGKIKALAVSTKNRLALLPNVPTVAESGYPQITGSNWFGLEVPSSTPTAIVNILNDALNKTLEHPDTKAAMLAQGAEPDPGPAEKFDKFVRDELVRWQGVMKATKVQLT